One window of Saimiri boliviensis isolate mSaiBol1 chromosome 4, mSaiBol1.pri, whole genome shotgun sequence genomic DNA carries:
- the MYLIP gene encoding E3 ubiquitin-protein ligase MYLIP — protein sequence MLCYVTRPDAVLMEVEVEAKANGEDCLNQVCRRLGIIEVDYFGLQFTGSKGESLWLNLRNRISQQMDGLAPYRLKLRVKFFVEPHLILQEQTRHIFFLHIKEALLAGHLLCSPEQAVELSALLAQTKFGDYNQNTAKYNYEELCAKELSCATLNSIVAKHKDLEGTSQASAEYQVLQIVSAMENYGIEWHSVRDSEGQKLLIGVGPEGISICKDDFSPINRIAYPVVQMATQSGKNVYLTVTKESGNSIVLLFKMISTRAASGLYRAITETHAFYRCDTVTSAVMMQYSRDLKGHLASLFLNENINLGKKYVFDIKRTSKEVYDHARRALYNAGVVDLVSRSNQSPSSSPLKSSESSMNCSSCEGLSCQQTRALQEKLRKLKEAMLCMVCCEEEINSTFCPCGHTVCCESCAAQLQSCPVCRSRVEHVQHVYLPTHTSLLNLTVI from the exons ATGCTGTGCTATGTGACGAGGCCGGACGCGGTgctgatggaggtggaggtggaggcaaaAGCCAACGGCGAGGACTGCCTCAACCAG gTATGCAGGCGACTGGGAATCATAGAAGTTGATTATTTTGGACTGCAGTTTACGGGTAGCAAAGGTGAAAGTTTATGGCTAAACCTGAGAAACCGGATCTCCCAGCAGATGGATGGGCTAGCCCCTTACCGGCTTAAACTGAGAGTCAAGTTCTTCGTGGAGCCTCATCTCATCTTACAGGAGCAGACTAG GCATATCTTTTTCTTGCACATCAAGGAGGCCCTCTTGGCAGGCCACCTCTTGTGCTCCCCAGAGCAGGCAGTGGAACTCAGTGCCCTCCTGGCCCAGACCAAATTTGGAGACTACAACCAGAACACTGCCAAGTATAACTATGAGGAGCTGTGTGCCAAGGAGCTCTCCTGTGCCACCTTGAACAG CATTGTTGCAAAACATAAGGACTTGGAGGGGACCAGCCAGGCTTCAGCTGAGTACCAGGTTTTGCAGATTGTGTCAGCAATGGAAAACTATGGCATAGAATGGCATTCCGTGCGGGATAGCGAAGGGCAGAAACTGCTCATTGGGGTTGGACCTGAAGGAATCTCAATTTGTAAAGATGACTTTAGCCCAATTAATAG GATAGCTTATCCTGTGGTGCAGATGGCCACCCAGTCAGGAAAGAATGTATACTTGACAGTCACCAAGGAGTCTGGGAACAGCATCGTGCTCTTGTTTAAAATGATCAGCACCAGGGCAGCCAGCGGACTGTACCGAGCAATCACAGAGACACACGCGTTCTACAG GTGTGACACGGTGACCAGCGCCGTCATGATGCAGTATAGTCGTGACTTGAAGGGCCACTTGGCATCTCTGTTTTTGAATGAAAACATTAACCTTGGCAAGAAGTATGTCTTTGACATTAAAAGAACATCAAAGGAGGTGTATGACCATGCCAGGAGGGCTCTGTACAATGCTGGTGTTGTGGACCTCGTTTCAAGAAGCAACCAGAGCCCTTCAAGCTCGCCCCTCAAGTCCTCAGAAAGCAGCATGAACTGCAGCAGCTGTGAGGGCCTCAGCTGCCAGCAGACCCGGGCGCTGCAGGAGAAGCTGCGCAAGCTGAAGGAAGCCATGCTGTGCATGGTATGCTGCGAGGAGGAGATCAACTCCACCTTCTGTCCCTGCGGCCACACCGTGTGCTGCGAGAGCTGCGCCGCCCAGCTGCAG TCATGTCCCGTCTGCAGGTCGCGTGTGGAGCACGTCCAGCACGTCTATCTGCCAACCCACACCAGTCTTCTCAATCTGACTGTAATCTAA